A single genomic interval of Celeribacter indicus harbors:
- a CDS encoding heavy metal-binding domain-containing protein → MIVTTTNSIEGRGIVAYHGIVTGEAIMGANVVRDLFAQVTDIIGGRSGAYEAKLGQGRETALREMQERAAAMGADAVVGVDLDYEVIGQMLMVSASGTAVSLG, encoded by the coding sequence ATGATCGTCACCACCACGAATTCCATCGAGGGGCGCGGGATCGTGGCCTATCACGGCATCGTCACCGGCGAGGCGATCATGGGCGCGAACGTCGTGCGCGATCTCTTCGCGCAGGTGACGGACATCATCGGCGGGCGCTCGGGCGCCTATGAGGCGAAGCTCGGGCAGGGGCGGGAGACCGCGCTCCGCGAGATGCAGGAGCGCGCCGCCGCCATGGGGGCGGATGCGGTGGTCGGTGTCGATCTCGACTACGAGGTGATCGGGCAGATGCTCATGGTCTCCGCCTCCGGCACGGCCGTGTCGCTCGGATAA
- the sufC gene encoding Fe-S cluster assembly ATPase SufC → MLEISNLHVKLEEEDKQILKGVDLKVGAGEVHAIMGPNGSGKSTTSYVLSGRDGYVVTEGSAKLDGEELLDMDPEERAAAGVFLAFQYPVEIPGVGNMTFLRTAVNAQRKARGEEELSATDFLKLVREKAKSLKIDAEMLKRPVNVGFSGGEKKRNEILQMAMLEPKLCILDETDSGLDVDAMKLVSDGVNALRDGKRSFVVITHYQRLLDHIKPDVVHIMYDGRIVKSGGPELALEVEHNGYADILAEVEKA, encoded by the coding sequence ATGTTGGAAATCAGCAACCTCCACGTCAAACTTGAAGAAGAGGACAAACAGATCCTCAAGGGTGTCGACCTCAAGGTCGGCGCGGGCGAGGTTCACGCGATCATGGGCCCGAACGGATCGGGCAAATCCACGACCTCCTATGTGCTCTCGGGCCGCGACGGCTATGTGGTGACCGAAGGCTCGGCAAAGCTCGACGGCGAGGAGCTCCTGGACATGGATCCCGAGGAGCGCGCCGCCGCCGGCGTCTTCCTCGCCTTCCAGTATCCGGTGGAAATCCCCGGCGTCGGCAACATGACCTTCCTGCGCACCGCGGTGAACGCGCAGCGCAAGGCGCGCGGCGAGGAGGAGCTTTCGGCGACCGATTTCCTCAAGCTGGTGCGCGAGAAGGCCAAGAGCCTCAAGATCGACGCCGAGATGCTGAAACGCCCGGTGAATGTCGGCTTCTCCGGCGGCGAGAAGAAACGCAACGAGATCCTCCAGATGGCGATGCTCGAGCCGAAGCTCTGCATCCTCGACGAAACCGATTCCGGGCTCGACGTGGACGCGATGAAGCTCGTCTCCGACGGGGTGAACGCGCTGCGCGACGGCAAGCGGTCCTTTGTCGTGATCACCCACTACCAGCGGCTTCTCGACCACATCAAGCCGGACGTGGTGCATATCATGTATGACGGCCGGATCGTGAAGTCGGGCGGGCCGGAGCTTGCGCTCGAGGTCGAGCACAACGGCTATGCCGACATCCTCGCCGAGGTGGAGAAGGCCTGA
- the sufD gene encoding Fe-S cluster assembly protein SufD — translation MALPQGGAPWATALRQDALERLLAMGLPQGRDEYWRWTRPDSLIAAEAPQAALFQATEPPFFSALERIRIVFVDGVFDAGASDDLTGENLEIMRLTDALATDIHWVKDAYGAQEKKAQVPVERPFATLNTAFATDGVVIRATGKVDRPVSLVYLHRDEGSDAILHHVIRVEAGADLTVLENGPAAARFNKVMEVEVADGAGFHHVRAQGRDHERRAVTHLFATVGEEATFKSFTMTANGVLTRNEVFIDIAGDNAVAHVAGACVGDGNFHHDDTVFIVHGAECCESRQVFKKVLRNGAKGIFQGKILVKTGAQKTDGYQISQGLLLDGDSQFLAKPELEIYADDVACSHGSTVGAIDEDALFYLRSRGVPVAEATDLLTLSFLAEAIEEIEDEQIAGDVIARLEGWLARRRKD, via the coding sequence ATGGCGCTGCCGCAGGGCGGCGCGCCCTGGGCCACGGCACTCCGGCAGGACGCGCTGGAGCGGCTTCTGGCCATGGGCCTGCCGCAGGGGCGCGACGAATACTGGCGCTGGACCCGGCCCGACAGCCTGATCGCGGCGGAAGCGCCGCAGGCCGCGCTGTTCCAGGCGACGGAGCCGCCATTCTTCTCCGCGCTGGAGCGGATCCGGATCGTCTTTGTCGATGGGGTCTTCGATGCCGGGGCCTCCGACGATCTCACGGGCGAGAATCTCGAGATCATGCGCCTGACGGACGCGCTCGCCACCGATATCCACTGGGTGAAGGACGCCTATGGCGCGCAGGAAAAGAAGGCGCAGGTGCCGGTCGAACGGCCCTTCGCGACGCTCAACACCGCCTTTGCCACCGATGGCGTGGTGATCCGCGCCACCGGCAAGGTCGACCGACCCGTGTCGCTCGTCTACCTGCATCGCGATGAGGGATCGGACGCGATCCTGCACCACGTCATCCGGGTGGAAGCGGGGGCCGATCTGACCGTGCTCGAGAACGGGCCGGCGGCGGCGCGCTTCAACAAGGTGATGGAGGTCGAGGTCGCCGATGGCGCGGGCTTCCACCATGTGCGCGCCCAGGGCCGCGACCACGAACGCCGCGCGGTGACGCATCTCTTCGCGACCGTGGGGGAAGAGGCGACCTTCAAGAGCTTCACCATGACCGCGAACGGCGTGCTGACGCGCAACGAGGTCTTCATCGACATCGCCGGGGACAATGCCGTCGCCCATGTCGCGGGCGCCTGCGTCGGCGATGGCAATTTCCACCATGACGACACGGTGTTCATCGTGCATGGCGCGGAATGCTGCGAGAGCCGGCAGGTGTTCAAGAAGGTGCTGCGCAACGGGGCGAAGGGCATCTTCCAGGGCAAGATCCTCGTGAAGACCGGCGCGCAGAAGACCGATGGCTACCAGATCTCCCAGGGCCTCCTGCTCGACGGCGACAGCCAGTTCCTCGCCAAGCCCGAGCTCGAGATCTACGCCGACGACGTGGCCTGCTCGCATGGCTCGACCGTGGGGGCGATCGACGAGGACGCGCTGTTCTACCTGCGCTCGCGCGGGGTGCCGGTGGCGGAGGCGACCGACCTTCTGACGCTCTCCTTCCTCGCCGAGGCGATCGAGGAGATCGAGGACGAACAGATCGCCGGCGACGTGATCGCCCGCCTCGAGGGCTGGCTCGCGCGGCGCCGGAAGGACTGA
- a CDS encoding cysteine desulfurase, producing the protein MFDVARIRADFPILSREVNGQPLTYLDNGASAQKPQVVIDAITNAYSHEYANVHRGLHYLSNLATEKYEAVRETVRRFLNAGHEDEIVFTSGTTEGINLVSYGWAAERLGPGDEIVLSVLEHHANIVPWHFLRERQGVVLKWVDCAPDGSLDPQAVIDAIGPKTKLVAITQLSNVTGTRVDVKAICHAARARGVATLVDGSQGAVHGPVDVQDIGCDFYPITGHKLYGPSGSGAIYIRAERQAEMRPFLGGGDMIDVVSKEAVSYARPPLKFEAGTPGIVQTIGMGVALDYLMGIGMEAIAAHEARLAAYASERFAGLNWLNLQGTAPGKGAIFSFTMEGAHAHDLSTVLDKKGVAVRAGTHCAMPLMEHLGVTATCRASFAMYNTEEEVDRLVEALELCHEFFA; encoded by the coding sequence ATGTTTGACGTCGCCAGGATCCGCGCCGATTTTCCGATCCTCTCGCGGGAGGTGAACGGCCAGCCGCTCACCTATCTCGACAACGGGGCATCGGCGCAGAAGCCGCAGGTGGTGATCGACGCGATCACCAACGCCTATTCCCATGAATATGCCAATGTCCACAGGGGGCTGCACTATCTCTCCAACCTCGCGACGGAGAAATACGAAGCCGTGCGGGAGACCGTGCGCCGCTTCCTGAACGCGGGCCATGAGGACGAGATCGTCTTTACCTCCGGTACGACCGAGGGCATCAACCTCGTCTCCTACGGCTGGGCCGCCGAGCGGCTCGGGCCCGGCGACGAGATCGTGCTCTCGGTGCTCGAACACCACGCCAATATCGTGCCCTGGCATTTCCTGCGCGAACGGCAGGGCGTGGTGCTGAAATGGGTCGATTGCGCGCCCGACGGCAGCCTCGATCCGCAGGCGGTGATCGACGCGATCGGGCCGAAGACCAAGCTCGTCGCGATCACCCAGCTGTCCAACGTCACCGGCACGCGGGTCGATGTGAAGGCGATCTGCCATGCCGCCCGCGCGCGTGGCGTCGCGACCCTCGTGGATGGCTCGCAGGGCGCGGTGCACGGGCCGGTGGATGTGCAGGACATCGGCTGCGACTTCTATCCGATCACCGGGCACAAGCTCTACGGACCCTCGGGCTCCGGCGCGATCTATATCCGGGCCGAGCGGCAGGCGGAGATGCGCCCCTTCCTCGGCGGCGGCGACATGATCGACGTGGTCTCGAAGGAGGCGGTCAGCTACGCCAGGCCGCCGCTGAAATTCGAGGCCGGGACGCCGGGCATCGTGCAGACCATCGGCATGGGCGTCGCGCTCGACTATCTCATGGGCATCGGCATGGAGGCGATCGCCGCGCATGAGGCACGGCTCGCGGCCTATGCCTCCGAACGCTTCGCGGGTCTGAACTGGCTCAACCTCCAGGGCACGGCACCTGGGAAGGGGGCGATCTTCTCCTTCACCATGGAGGGGGCGCATGCGCATGACCTCTCGACCGTGCTCGACAAGAAGGGCGTCGCCGTGCGCGCGGGCACCCATTGCGCCATGCCGCTGATGGAGCATCTCGGGGTCACCGCCACCTGCCGCGCGTCCTTTGCGATGTACAACACGGAGGAAGAGGTGGACCGCCTCGTGGAGGCGCTCGAGCTCTGTCACGAATTCTTTGCGTGA
- a CDS encoding type 1 glutamine amidotransferase domain-containing protein — translation MAKRILHVVSNVSHYAGSNKPTGLWLSELTHAYDVFADMGHEQTIMSPKGGVSPLEPRALKWPLLDASARAWRADPARMALLQSTASPDEIDPVNFDAIYLTGGHAVMWDFPDSEGLQRITRAIWERGGIVSSVCHGYCGLLNTRLSDGSLLVVGRKVTGFSWNEEVLAGVAGWMPYNAQAEMAQRGALYDKALLPFVSHVVVDGRLVTGQNPGSARATAKRVAALL, via the coding sequence GTGGCCAAGCGCATCCTTCACGTCGTCAGCAACGTCTCGCATTACGCGGGTTCCAACAAGCCGACCGGGCTGTGGCTGTCCGAACTGACCCACGCCTATGACGTTTTCGCAGACATGGGCCACGAACAGACGATCATGAGTCCGAAGGGCGGCGTCTCGCCGTTGGAGCCGCGGGCCCTCAAATGGCCTTTGCTCGATGCCTCCGCCAGGGCATGGAGGGCCGATCCGGCGCGCATGGCGCTGCTGCAATCGACCGCCAGCCCCGACGAGATCGACCCGGTGAATTTCGATGCGATCTACCTGACGGGCGGCCATGCCGTGATGTGGGACTTTCCGGACAGCGAAGGCCTGCAACGCATCACGCGCGCCATCTGGGAGCGGGGCGGGATCGTCTCGTCGGTCTGCCATGGCTATTGCGGTCTGCTGAACACGCGGTTGTCGGACGGCAGCCTCCTGGTGGTCGGCAGGAAGGTGACGGGGTTTTCATGGAATGAGGAAGTGCTGGCGGGGGTCGCCGGATGGATGCCTTACAACGCGCAGGCCGAAATGGCGCAACGCGGCGCGCTCTACGACAAGGCCCTGCTGCCCTTCGTGTCGCACGTCGTCGTGGATGGCCGGCTGGTGACAGGTCAAAATCCAGGCTCGGCCAGGGCGACGGCGAAACGGGTTGCCGCCCTGCTCTGA
- a CDS encoding MerR family transcriptional regulator: MKIGELAKRSGQTPSRIRFYERIGLLKLVDRRPNGYRSYPPEALVVLNLIDTAQNAGFSLDEIRRMVPSDLDEWTHDGLLDALRAKVAEITALEARLKQSKVQIRRLIDEIEAKPDDMDCKDNARRIMANMLIGTTG; the protein is encoded by the coding sequence ATGAAAATCGGCGAACTGGCAAAGCGCAGCGGGCAGACGCCGTCTCGCATCCGCTTCTACGAGCGGATCGGCTTGCTCAAGCTGGTGGACCGCCGCCCCAACGGCTACCGGAGCTATCCGCCGGAGGCGCTTGTGGTCCTCAACCTGATCGACACGGCTCAAAACGCGGGCTTCAGCCTGGACGAAATCCGGCGGATGGTGCCGTCCGACCTCGACGAATGGACGCACGACGGTCTGCTGGACGCGCTGCGTGCGAAGGTGGCCGAGATCACAGCGCTCGAGGCCAGGCTGAAACAGAGCAAAGTGCAGATCAGGCGCCTCATCGACGAGATCGAGGCCAAGCCCGACGACATGGACTGCAAGGACAACGCCCGCAGGATCATGGCGAACATGCTGATTGGAACGACCGGCTGA
- a CDS encoding NADH:flavin oxidoreductase/NADH oxidase family protein: MSLFMTLSLPNGQTIPNRIGKAAMEENMADADHGPSAELLELYRAWAQGGTGLIITGNVMVDARAMTGAAGVVLEDDRLLDRFRAWAGIARSGGGKVWMQINHPGRQMPAGMGQETLAPSAIALDLGAQSRQFPMPREMTEAEIDEVAQRFVTTAVLAERAGFHGVEVHAAHGYLLSQFLSPLSNRRTDRWGGSLENRARLLVEIVRGVRAAVGADFAVAVKLNSADFQRGGFSPEDARAVVEMLAPLGVDLVELSGGSYEAPAMMGAARDERTLAREAYFLEFAREIAEVAPMPLMVTGGIRRRSVAEEVVESGVAMAGIATALAIEPNLPNKWRAGADDAPALKPITWKNKPVASAAHMAAVRYQLERLGRRRRTSPNVSPVWALIVSQRHLRRATRAYREWMSKRAVAAGV, encoded by the coding sequence ATGTCGCTATTCATGACGCTCAGCCTGCCCAACGGCCAGACGATTCCCAACCGCATTGGCAAGGCCGCGATGGAAGAGAACATGGCCGACGCCGATCACGGTCCCTCGGCTGAGCTGCTGGAACTCTATCGTGCCTGGGCGCAGGGCGGCACCGGCCTCATCATCACCGGCAACGTGATGGTCGATGCGCGCGCCATGACCGGCGCTGCCGGCGTGGTGCTGGAAGACGACCGGCTGCTCGACCGGTTCCGCGCCTGGGCCGGGATCGCGCGTTCGGGCGGCGGCAAGGTCTGGATGCAGATCAACCATCCGGGGCGGCAGATGCCGGCCGGCATGGGGCAGGAGACGCTGGCGCCTTCCGCCATCGCGCTCGATCTCGGCGCCCAGTCGAGGCAGTTTCCGATGCCGCGCGAGATGACCGAAGCCGAGATCGACGAGGTCGCGCAGCGCTTCGTCACCACGGCGGTTCTGGCGGAGCGTGCCGGATTCCACGGGGTCGAGGTCCATGCCGCGCACGGCTATCTGCTCAGCCAGTTCCTCTCGCCGCTGTCGAACCGGCGCACCGACCGCTGGGGCGGAAGCCTCGAAAACCGGGCGCGGCTGCTGGTCGAGATCGTGCGCGGCGTCCGCGCTGCGGTCGGCGCGGATTTTGCGGTGGCGGTCAAGCTCAACTCGGCGGACTTCCAACGCGGCGGCTTTTCGCCGGAAGACGCACGGGCGGTCGTTGAAATGCTCGCCCCTCTCGGCGTCGATCTGGTCGAACTGTCGGGCGGCAGCTACGAGGCGCCGGCGATGATGGGTGCCGCGCGTGACGAGCGTACCCTCGCGCGCGAGGCCTACTTCCTCGAGTTTGCCCGCGAGATTGCCGAAGTCGCGCCCATGCCGCTGATGGTCACGGGAGGTATCCGCCGCCGTTCCGTGGCCGAAGAGGTCGTGGAAAGCGGTGTCGCCATGGCGGGCATCGCAACTGCACTGGCGATCGAGCCCAACCTGCCGAACAAGTGGCGTGCCGGTGCAGATGACGCACCCGCGCTGAAGCCGATTACCTGGAAGAACAAGCCGGTCGCGTCGGCGGCGCATATGGCCGCGGTCCGGTATCAGCTTGAACGCCTTGGCCGCCGCCGCCGCACGTCGCCCAACGTCTCTCCGGTCTGGGCGCTGATCGTCTCGCAGCGGCACCTCAGGCGCGCCACCCGAGCATATCGGGAGTGGATGTCGAAGCGTGCCGTGGCGGCAGGGGTGTGA
- a CDS encoding acetoacetate decarboxylase family protein translates to MQSTSHDATVEVEFAGHKVLVPAGGYYDRYRSNPDLDEVARDPAAGNIDFFRRIPKQKVASRVGPVWAPNFYYRSSSVQVLMLAPVDRLRSALPTPLEPLRAVPGKGLVALTFFSYAVCDNDPYDEVSIAVVVRRPGARGSHARELMSSIRRRSFNAHVLALPVSTEIARVRGVEGYQLPKWLTGMEVDIGDEARATIFSTDGTPDLTLSAPMPNIHEVPSQSHMSTNTMIHRVDGRWHQTAVQSNLLAYGQELFPRGIALSRQGGPISELLNGLGAGMVLRLDIVRDAQIVLNMPIPLGGFA, encoded by the coding sequence ATGCAGAGCACCAGCCACGATGCGACCGTCGAGGTCGAATTCGCGGGCCACAAGGTCCTGGTCCCGGCGGGCGGCTATTACGACCGCTATCGCTCCAACCCTGATCTGGACGAGGTTGCCCGCGACCCGGCGGCAGGGAACATCGACTTCTTCCGCCGCATCCCGAAGCAGAAGGTCGCCTCGCGTGTCGGTCCCGTCTGGGCGCCCAACTTCTATTACCGCAGCAGCAGCGTCCAAGTGCTGATGCTCGCGCCCGTCGACCGGCTGCGGTCGGCCTTGCCGACCCCGCTGGAGCCGTTGCGGGCCGTGCCGGGCAAAGGGCTGGTGGCGCTCACCTTCTTTTCCTACGCGGTGTGCGACAACGATCCTTATGACGAGGTGTCGATCGCGGTCGTCGTCCGCAGGCCCGGCGCGCGGGGATCGCACGCGCGCGAACTGATGTCGTCGATCCGCAGGCGGAGCTTTAACGCGCATGTCCTCGCGCTGCCGGTGTCCACCGAGATCGCCCGCGTGCGCGGCGTCGAGGGCTATCAGCTTCCGAAATGGCTGACCGGCATGGAGGTGGACATCGGCGACGAGGCACGCGCGACGATCTTCTCCACCGATGGCACGCCGGACCTGACGCTGTCGGCGCCGATGCCGAACATCCACGAGGTGCCGTCGCAATCGCACATGAGCACCAACACCATGATCCACCGGGTCGATGGCCGCTGGCACCAGACCGCGGTGCAATCGAACCTCCTGGCCTACGGGCAGGAACTGTTCCCGCGCGGGATCGCTTTATCCCGGCAGGGCGGACCGATAAGCGAACTGCTGAACGGCCTTGGCGCCGGAATGGTTCTCCGTCTCGATATCGTCAGGGACGCGCAGATCGTCCTCAACATGCCGATCCCGCTGGGCGGCTTCGCCTAG
- a CDS encoding aldehyde dehydrogenase family protein, which yields MRPAGRCIADDGPVGQQSRDRSELAAILERQRKSFLSEGPPDARQRKEKLRRLRSAVLAHRLELADAISADFGNRSRYETEIMEVVPVIQAIDYHRRKLRRFMTPERRHVALPYRAGHAHIEYQPKGVIGIMAPWNYPFSLVMVPLVTALAAGNRAMIKPSELTPRTGEVIRRMLADVFGPEEVAVVVGGPEIGAAFSALAFDHLLFTGSTQVGRKVMRRSPSSTRPRPLALYYFGERDGDCATLLTRTTSGNVGINNTLMHVAIDDLPFGGIGPSGMGAYHGVEGFRSMSHAKGVFIQGRWTLSGLLRAPFGKMADLALAVTLGRSVR from the coding sequence ATGCGTCCCGCCGGCCGGTGCATCGCGGACGATGGGCCTGTCGGGCAGCAATCCAGAGATCGTTCCGAACTTGCGGCGATCCTCGAGCGGCAGCGGAAATCGTTTCTGTCCGAGGGTCCGCCTGATGCACGCCAGCGCAAGGAAAAACTCCGGCGATTGCGCTCTGCGGTGCTGGCGCACCGGCTTGAACTGGCGGACGCGATCAGCGCGGACTTCGGCAACCGCTCGCGCTATGAGACCGAGATCATGGAAGTCGTGCCGGTGATCCAGGCGATCGACTACCACAGAAGGAAGCTCCGCCGCTTCATGACGCCTGAACGCAGGCACGTTGCGCTGCCCTATCGGGCGGGGCACGCCCATATCGAATATCAGCCCAAGGGCGTGATCGGCATCATGGCGCCGTGGAACTATCCCTTTTCCCTCGTCATGGTGCCCTTGGTCACGGCATTGGCTGCGGGCAACCGCGCCATGATCAAGCCTTCGGAACTGACGCCGCGAACCGGCGAGGTGATCCGCCGGATGCTTGCCGACGTGTTCGGACCGGAGGAGGTCGCGGTGGTCGTCGGTGGACCGGAAATCGGCGCGGCATTCAGCGCGTTGGCGTTCGACCATCTCCTCTTCACGGGCAGCACGCAGGTGGGGCGCAAGGTGATGAGGCGATCGCCTTCATCAACGCGCCCTCGGCCGCTCGCGCTCTACTATTTCGGCGAGCGTGACGGTGACTGCGCGACCCTGTTGACGCGCACGACATCCGGGAACGTCGGCATCAACAACACGCTCATGCATGTCGCCATTGATGACCTGCCCTTCGGAGGCATCGGCCCGAGCGGAATGGGCGCCTATCACGGTGTCGAAGGGTTTCGCTCGATGAGCCATGCGAAGGGCGTTTTCATCCAGGGGCGGTGGACTCTGTCCGGCCTGTTACGGGCCCCGTTCGGGAAAATGGCAGATCTCGCACTCGCCGTGACACTCGGGCGTTCCGTTCGCTGA
- a CDS encoding NAD(P)-dependent oxidoreductase, whose product MTEHNTVAIVRSPAARSFFDPIAEGLAGAGCEVTEFETLDALIAEPEAASRCAVLVTPGALVVDARVLDALPRLRGLVSPFIGIEGFDVGAATRRGVLVANGSTWQNVESMAEATVLLMLAALYDLDDARDQLAAGWRRPGGMRSRMLKGRTVGVIGYGRIGQAVAARIAPWEVSLLVSTPRLKVPLPAGAEHVDLEALLSRSDIVLVLASLNAETRGLLGQAELDRMKQDAVLVVTSRGGIVDEAALAAMLRRRPEVRAALDVFATEPLAEDSPLRDLPSAILTPHGIGHTRESIASLAPAAIAAVLDLVAGRPPEIVCNPDVLDTWPAG is encoded by the coding sequence ATGACCGAACACAACACCGTCGCAATCGTGCGCTCCCCGGCGGCGCGGTCCTTTTTCGATCCCATTGCCGAGGGTCTTGCCGGGGCGGGCTGCGAGGTCACGGAGTTCGAGACGCTGGACGCGCTGATCGCCGAACCGGAGGCCGCCTCGCGCTGTGCCGTGCTGGTCACGCCCGGCGCGCTTGTCGTGGATGCGCGCGTCCTCGATGCGCTGCCCCGCCTGCGCGGGCTCGTCTCGCCGTTCATCGGCATCGAGGGGTTCGATGTCGGGGCTGCGACCCGGCGGGGGGTTCTCGTTGCCAACGGAAGCACATGGCAGAATGTCGAGAGTATGGCCGAGGCGACGGTCCTGCTGATGCTCGCGGCGCTTTACGATCTCGACGACGCGCGGGACCAGCTCGCGGCAGGCTGGCGCAGGCCCGGCGGCATGCGATCGCGCATGCTCAAGGGGCGGACCGTCGGCGTGATCGGCTACGGACGGATCGGGCAGGCGGTGGCGGCGCGGATCGCGCCCTGGGAGGTTTCGCTGCTGGTGTCCACGCCACGGCTGAAAGTGCCGCTGCCGGCCGGTGCGGAGCATGTGGACCTGGAGGCGCTGCTTTCGCGCAGCGATATCGTTCTGGTCCTCGCCTCGCTCAATGCGGAGACGCGCGGCCTGCTCGGGCAGGCGGAGCTCGACCGGATGAAGCAGGACGCCGTTCTGGTGGTCACCTCGCGCGGCGGCATCGTCGATGAAGCGGCCCTCGCGGCGATGTTGCGACGGCGTCCCGAGGTCCGGGCGGCCCTCGATGTCTTTGCGACGGAACCGCTTGCGGAGGACAGCCCGCTGCGCGATCTGCCCTCGGCCATCCTGACGCCGCACGGCATCGGCCACACGCGCGAGTCCATCGCGTCGCTCGCCCCGGCGGCGATCGCGGCGGTGCTCGATCTGGTGGCGGGCAGGCCGCCGGAGATCGTCTGCAACCCCGACGTCCTGGACACCTGGCCCGCCGGATGA
- a CDS encoding LysR family transcriptional regulator — translation MKLAPALSLDQMQVLLTVEETGSFAAAGRKLGRATSAISYAIDTLESQLGLDLFDRETRRRPVLSQAGEAVVTEARAVVQGADMLRARVKALVEGLEAEVTLAVDQIVPLDRLARTLRAFHREFPAVPLRIRSEALGGVERLLRSGESQLGLGGALHMNTEGLAATQIDAVRIIPVAGADHPMARAGSNASARDHLQIVMADSVEAGQRSCVVISSSTWRVSDLTSARALLLAGVGWSILPEPMVRDDIEAGRLCRLDMSDFREGQYPLQIVHKLDTPPGPAGSWLIARLTEEFGTEPARSTE, via the coding sequence ATGAAGCTGGCGCCCGCCCTGAGCCTGGACCAGATGCAGGTCCTCCTGACCGTCGAGGAGACCGGAAGCTTCGCCGCCGCCGGAAGGAAGCTCGGCCGCGCCACCTCTGCGATCAGCTATGCCATCGACACGCTGGAGAGCCAGCTCGGCCTCGATCTCTTCGACCGCGAAACACGCCGCAGGCCGGTGCTGTCGCAGGCCGGAGAAGCGGTGGTGACCGAGGCCCGCGCGGTCGTGCAGGGCGCGGACATGCTGCGGGCACGGGTCAAGGCGCTGGTCGAGGGGCTCGAGGCGGAAGTCACCCTGGCCGTGGATCAGATCGTGCCGCTGGACCGCCTTGCCCGGACGCTGCGGGCATTCCACCGGGAGTTCCCCGCCGTGCCCCTTCGCATCCGGAGCGAGGCTCTGGGCGGTGTCGAGCGTCTCCTGCGCAGCGGAGAGAGCCAGCTCGGCCTCGGGGGCGCGCTTCACATGAACACCGAGGGGCTCGCCGCGACGCAGATTGATGCCGTCCGGATCATTCCGGTCGCCGGCGCGGATCACCCGATGGCGCGCGCAGGCTCCAATGCCTCCGCGCGCGATCATCTCCAGATCGTCATGGCCGACTCGGTCGAAGCCGGCCAGCGGTCCTGCGTCGTCATCTCGAGCTCGACATGGCGGGTCAGCGACCTGACATCGGCGCGTGCCCTGCTGCTTGCGGGCGTCGGCTGGAGCATCCTGCCGGAGCCGATGGTGCGGGACGATATCGAGGCGGGGCGCCTGTGCCGTCTCGACATGTCGGATTTCCGGGAGGGGCAATATCCGCTCCAGATCGTGCACAAGCTCGATACCCCGCCCGGACCGGCGGGGAGCTGGCTGATCGCCCGGCTGACCGAGGAGTTCGGCACGGAACCGGCGCGATCGACGGAATGA
- a CDS encoding NADP-dependent oxidoreductase, which produces MKAVQFSEYGEPEVLKLVEIEEPHAGAGQVRIAVKAAGVNQIDWKIRAGYMKEFMPLEFPAGIGFEAAGVVDEVGEGVTGVAVGDAVLGFGMGTMAEYAVLTDWAKKPDDMPFEVAGGFSLVIETAMRSLDGVGAASGETILVCGAGGGVGSAVVQIARARGIIVIGTESPAKQDYLRELGASPTTYEPGLADRVKALAPQGIDAALDLAGAGVIPELIGITGDASRVLSIVDFSAPEHGAHFSPQRQENAGKALEEAVRLYSEGALKQRVGKIFPLAQLAEAHTLAAQGDVTGKLVITVN; this is translated from the coding sequence ATGAAAGCCGTCCAGTTCAGTGAATACGGAGAGCCGGAAGTTCTGAAACTCGTCGAGATCGAGGAACCGCATGCCGGCGCGGGCCAGGTGCGGATCGCGGTCAAGGCGGCCGGGGTCAACCAGATCGACTGGAAAATCCGGGCCGGATATATGAAAGAGTTCATGCCGCTCGAGTTTCCCGCCGGGATCGGGTTCGAGGCCGCCGGGGTCGTGGACGAGGTCGGTGAGGGCGTGACGGGTGTTGCCGTCGGGGACGCCGTTCTCGGCTTCGGCATGGGCACGATGGCGGAATACGCGGTGCTGACGGATTGGGCGAAGAAGCCCGACGACATGCCCTTCGAGGTGGCCGGCGGATTTTCCCTTGTGATCGAAACGGCGATGCGCAGCCTCGACGGGGTGGGCGCGGCATCGGGAGAAACCATTCTGGTCTGCGGCGCGGGCGGCGGCGTGGGCTCCGCCGTGGTCCAGATCGCGCGGGCGCGCGGGATCATCGTAATCGGCACGGAAAGCCCGGCGAAGCAGGACTATCTGCGCGAGCTCGGCGCCAGTCCGACGACATACGAACCCGGACTTGCCGACCGTGTGAAGGCGCTCGCGCCCCAGGGCATTGACGCGGCCCTCGATCTCGCCGGCGCCGGGGTCATTCCCGAACTGATCGGGATTACCGGCGATGCGTCGCGGGTGCTCTCCATCGTCGATTTCAGCGCGCCGGAACATGGGGCGCACTTCTCGCCCCAGCGGCAGGAAAATGCCGGCAAGGCGCTGGAAGAGGCCGTCCGGCTCTATTCCGAAGGGGCCTTGAAGCAGCGCGTGGGCAAGATCTTCCCGCTGGCGCAGCTCGCCGAGGCGCACACGCTCGCCGCCCAGGGGGATGTCACCGGCAAGCTGGTCATCACGGTGAACTGA